Proteins co-encoded in one Capillibacterium thermochitinicola genomic window:
- the floA gene encoding flotillin-like protein FloA (flotillin-like protein involved in membrane lipid rafts), with amino-acid sequence MELFSIFGLALVIVFVLLFFNFIPVGLWISALAAGVNIRIWTLFAMRLRRVPPARIVLPMIKAEKAGLEITVDKLEAHYLAGGNVDRVIDALIAAQRAEINLTFERAAAIDLAGRNVLEAVQMSVNPRVIETPEISAVAKDGIELKAKARVTVRANIDRLVGGAGEATIIARVGEGIVTTVGSAESHKDVLENPDRISQTVLEKGLDAGTAFEILSIDIADVDVGRNIGAKLQIDQAEADKNIAQAKASERRFAALAREQEMKAMVQEMRARVVEAEAEVPRALAEALRSGKIGVMDYYQLQNIQADTAMRDAIGKGTRPSDSADELKK; translated from the coding sequence ATGGAGTTGTTCTCGATCTTCGGGTTGGCGTTGGTGATCGTTTTTGTCCTTCTTTTCTTCAATTTTATCCCGGTGGGCTTATGGATTTCCGCCCTGGCGGCCGGGGTTAACATTCGGATCTGGACCCTTTTTGCCATGCGTTTAAGAAGGGTTCCGCCCGCCCGGATTGTCTTGCCGATGATTAAGGCGGAGAAAGCCGGACTGGAGATCACGGTGGATAAACTGGAGGCCCATTATTTAGCCGGTGGGAATGTGGACCGGGTGATCGATGCTTTGATCGCGGCCCAACGGGCGGAGATCAATTTGACCTTCGAACGGGCGGCGGCCATTGATCTGGCCGGACGAAACGTGTTGGAAGCGGTGCAGATGAGTGTTAACCCGCGGGTGATCGAGACTCCGGAGATCTCGGCGGTGGCGAAAGACGGCATTGAACTTAAGGCAAAAGCCCGGGTTACCGTCCGCGCCAACATTGATCGCCTCGTTGGAGGTGCCGGTGAAGCTACGATTATAGCGCGGGTCGGGGAAGGGATTGTCACGACAGTAGGTTCGGCGGAAAGTCATAAAGATGTTCTTGAGAACCCGGATCGGATCTCCCAGACGGTATTGGAAAAAGGACTGGATGCCGGAACCGCCTTCGAGATCCTCTCCATTGACATTGCCGACGTGGATGTGGGCCGGAATATTGGGGCCAAACTCCAGATCGACCAAGCGGAGGCCGATAAGAACATCGCGCAAGCCAAAGCGTCGGAGCGCCGGTTTGCGGCTCTGGCGCGGGAGCAGGAGATGAAAGCCATGGTTCAAGAGATGCGGGCCCGGGTGGTTGAAGCCGAGGCCGAGGTACCACGGGCATTGGCGGAAGCGCTGCGCTCCGGAAAGATTGGGGTCATGGACTACTACCAGCTCCAGAATATCCAGGCCGATACGGCGATGCGGGATGCCATCGGCAAAGGGACGCGGCCGAGCGACTCCGCCGATGAGCTAAAAAAATAG
- a CDS encoding NfeD family protein has translation MKRKKFIKISPFTFILLLIALVVTVFSYRNVDDGETNLLYIIPLEGNISGGTADFIARALNEAQQRQAEGIILVLKTFGGFADSMTEIGDAISKSKIPVDVYVEGRAISAGAYIALCGNRIVISSDGVIGASQPIVADGTPAPEKTTAAFRKMFRAVAEARARRKGIELDPLIAEAMVDPEVEVEGVVAKGELLALTAREALAHNYADLIAENLNEAIIALGFDNLKTVYVKQTPVESLVRFLTDPVISPLLLTIGFTALIVEVFTAGFGVAGIIGVISLFLFFGARMFSGLAGMEVLFLFFLGLLLLVIEAFFLPGFGFAGVFGLISMAGSIILSYASSGQGVAALAIALTWSLFLVSLVFQYLKNSSFMSRIVLKTAAEKEKGYSAVPTYQQYLGEVGVVVHQLRPSGVIEMADGARLDVVSEGAFIPAGQKVKVVAVEGRRILVRSEG, from the coding sequence ATGAAGCGGAAGAAATTCATCAAAATCAGTCCGTTTACCTTTATTCTCTTGCTTATTGCCTTGGTGGTTACGGTCTTTTCTTACCGTAACGTCGACGACGGGGAGACGAATTTGCTTTATATCATTCCGTTGGAAGGGAACATTTCGGGAGGGACCGCCGATTTTATCGCCCGGGCTTTGAATGAAGCCCAGCAGCGACAGGCGGAAGGTATCATTTTAGTGTTAAAAACCTTTGGCGGCTTTGCCGATTCGATGACGGAAATTGGCGACGCGATCAGCAAGTCGAAGATTCCCGTGGACGTTTATGTTGAAGGACGGGCAATCTCAGCCGGGGCTTACATCGCCCTATGCGGCAACCGGATCGTGATCTCCTCCGACGGGGTGATCGGTGCTTCCCAGCCCATCGTCGCCGACGGCACGCCGGCGCCGGAAAAAACGACCGCAGCCTTCCGGAAAATGTTCCGTGCAGTGGCGGAGGCGCGGGCCCGCCGCAAGGGGATCGAGCTTGATCCGTTGATTGCCGAGGCGATGGTCGATCCGGAGGTCGAAGTCGAAGGGGTGGTGGCCAAAGGGGAACTGCTGGCGCTTACCGCCCGGGAAGCACTGGCGCATAATTATGCCGATTTGATAGCGGAGAATTTGAATGAAGCCATTATTGCCCTGGGGTTCGACAACTTGAAGACGGTTTATGTCAAACAGACCCCCGTCGAAAGTTTGGTGCGGTTTCTAACCGACCCGGTGATCAGTCCGCTCTTGTTAACCATCGGTTTTACCGCCTTGATTGTCGAAGTTTTTACCGCTGGGTTTGGGGTCGCTGGGATTATCGGGGTAATCTCGCTGTTCTTATTTTTTGGCGCACGTATGTTTTCGGGTTTGGCCGGGATGGAAGTACTTTTCCTCTTCTTCCTCGGTCTGCTCCTTTTGGTAATAGAAGCCTTTTTCCTCCCGGGCTTTGGTTTTGCCGGGGTATTCGGTCTAATCTCGATGGCGGGAAGCATTATTCTGTCCTATGCTTCCAGCGGGCAAGGTGTGGCCGCCTTGGCGATCGCCCTTACTTGGTCCCTTTTCCTGGTATCCCTGGTTTTCCAGTATCTGAAGAACAGTTCATTCATGAGTCGGATTGTCCTGAAGACGGCGGCGGAAAAAGAAAAGGGCTATTCGGCGGTTCCCACTTATCAGCAATACTTGGGCGAAGTGGGGGTTGTCGTTCACCAGTTACGTCCGTCGGGTGTGATTGAGATGGCCGACGGTGCGCGGTTGGATGTGGTTTCGGAGGGTGCTTTTATACCGGCGGGCCAAAAGGTGAAGGTGGTTGCGGTTGAGGGCAGGAGAATATTGGTCCGTAGCGAAGGGTAA
- the rpsU gene encoding 30S ribosomal protein S21: protein MAEVKIGKNESLDSALRRFKRQCQRSGILAEIRKREHYDKPSVRRKKKSEAARKKNRRFS from the coding sequence GTGGCCGAAGTTAAGATCGGGAAGAACGAATCCCTAGACAGTGCCCTGCGCCGGTTTAAGCGACAGTGTCAGCGCTCGGGGATCCTGGCGGAAATCAGAAAACGGGAACATTACGATAAGCCTAGCGTAAGACGGAAAAAGAAATCGGAAGCCGCCCGGAAGAAAAACAGGAGGTTTTCCTAA
- a CDS encoding histidine triad nucleotide-binding protein: MSDCVFCRIVRKEIPAQILLETEEVLAFKDINPVAPRHILLIPKKHISSVMDPQLPTSPQLTAELFSAIQQLMAEAKDGFRVVINRGAHAGESVPHLHLHLLSGRELAWPPG; this comes from the coding sequence GTGAGCGACTGTGTTTTTTGCCGAATTGTCCGGAAAGAAATTCCCGCGCAGATTCTTTTGGAAACGGAAGAAGTTTTAGCGTTTAAGGATATTAACCCGGTGGCCCCTCGACATATTCTGCTGATTCCCAAAAAACACATCAGCAGTGTGATGGACCCGCAGCTTCCCACATCGCCACAGTTGACCGCAGAACTTTTTTCCGCGATTCAGCAGTTGATGGCGGAAGCAAAGGATGGTTTTCGCGTGGTGATTAACCGTGGTGCGCATGCCGGCGAATCTGTTCCCCATCTTCATCTTCATTTGCTGAGCGGTCGAGAGCTCGCGTGGCCTCCCGGTTGA
- the mtaB gene encoding tRNA (N(6)-L-threonylcarbamoyladenosine(37)-C(2))-methylthiotransferase MtaB, which produces MVENGAKEEKAKDVGQRPARKIAFYTLGCKVNQFDTEGLITESRAHGYEVVSFDEPAAIYVLNTCTVTKEAERKARQLIRRVKRKHPDAFLVVTGCFAQTGAEVLTALPEVDLVVGVAGRGRLFQILEEELTVRRKNRVLPWAEVDGFEVFAPEFSGQTRAFLKVEDGCQSYCSYCKIPFARGPVRSLPLPQVMKEIERLLALGYKEIVLVGIHLGHYGIDLGTNLASLLARIEQEWGGTEPKWRLRLGSVDPTDFTPQLMEVILSSTLLCNHLHIPLQSGSGKVLSLMNRNYSPDDYAGLVTLLRNGRPGLALTTDLMVGFPGETEADFNETLNFIQAIGFSKVHIFPYSLRPGTRAAQMKGHLPRWVKEERVKRAEAIARTLAHAYWKRLLDQVVEVLIEETNRDGYGEGLAREYVRVQVKEMREPNTMVHARIIQADREPLTGVVVEA; this is translated from the coding sequence ATGGTCGAGAACGGGGCAAAAGAAGAAAAAGCAAAAGACGTAGGGCAACGACCGGCGAGAAAAATTGCCTTCTATACACTGGGGTGCAAGGTCAATCAGTTTGACACCGAGGGTTTAATCACGGAAAGCCGGGCGCACGGCTACGAAGTGGTGTCTTTTGACGAGCCGGCGGCAATTTATGTGCTAAATACCTGTACCGTAACGAAGGAGGCCGAACGGAAAGCAAGGCAACTGATCAGAAGAGTGAAACGGAAGCACCCCGATGCCTTCCTGGTGGTGACCGGTTGTTTTGCGCAGACCGGTGCAGAGGTCTTAACCGCGCTCCCGGAGGTGGATTTGGTGGTTGGGGTGGCCGGGCGGGGCCGCCTTTTTCAGATTCTGGAGGAAGAATTGACGGTTCGCAGGAAAAATCGGGTGCTTCCCTGGGCGGAAGTGGACGGCTTTGAGGTTTTCGCCCCGGAATTTTCCGGCCAAACCCGGGCTTTTCTGAAGGTGGAGGATGGCTGCCAATCCTACTGCAGTTACTGCAAGATTCCCTTCGCCCGCGGACCAGTCCGCAGTCTTCCCTTGCCGCAGGTAATGAAGGAGATCGAACGGCTCTTGGCCTTGGGCTACAAGGAGATTGTCTTGGTGGGGATTCACTTGGGCCATTACGGGATTGACCTCGGGACGAATCTGGCTTCGTTATTAGCCCGGATCGAACAGGAGTGGGGCGGAACGGAACCGAAGTGGCGTTTGCGGTTGGGTTCCGTTGACCCGACGGATTTTACCCCCCAGCTGATGGAGGTAATTTTATCCTCGACGCTGCTCTGTAACCATTTGCATATTCCTTTACAAAGCGGCAGCGGGAAGGTGCTTTCCCTGATGAACAGGAATTACTCCCCCGATGATTATGCCGGCCTGGTTACCCTGCTGCGTAACGGCCGCCCCGGTTTGGCGTTGACCACCGATTTGATGGTCGGTTTTCCCGGGGAAACGGAAGCTGATTTTAACGAAACGTTAAATTTTATCCAGGCTATCGGCTTTTCCAAGGTTCACATTTTTCCCTATTCCCTACGGCCGGGGACGCGAGCGGCACAGATGAAGGGGCATCTACCGCGATGGGTAAAGGAAGAACGGGTGAAAAGAGCGGAGGCAATTGCCCGCACTTTGGCCCACGCTTACTGGAAGCGCCTCCTCGACCAGGTGGTGGAGGTACTGATTGAAGAGACCAACCGGGACGGTTATGGCGAAGGGTTGGCCCGGGAGTATGTACGGGTACAGGTTAAAGAGATGCGAGAACCAAACACCATGGTTCACGCCAGGATTATTCAGGCCGACCGGGAACCGTTGACCGGGGTAGTGGTGGAGGCGTGA
- a CDS encoding 3'-5' exoribonuclease YhaM family protein translates to MEVKEIVKEGSISGTYLVLDSQWRVARNGSPFAALKIGDRSGEIALKVWEITEPVFNQLQKGKVIRLEAVAKNFNGTLQLEANGREPFFQICPEDEYDPVVFLPGLSGSHLEKLWTVLDETRSGLQQSAYRMLLEYFFGSEEFRRRFSSAPGAMRIHHAYRGGLLEHTVGVVTLCQTAADLYPEVNRDLLLTGALLHDIGKLESYTGELTFEGTDQGKLIGHLVLGVQMVEAAIAAIRADKGEGAFPPALQMPLIHLILSHHGELEWGSPVQPALLEACLLHHADHMDAEAAKFREALRQHPGGGNWTAYNRVLKRSVYLLDLEAEESGDQTN, encoded by the coding sequence ATGGAGGTTAAGGAAATAGTAAAAGAGGGAAGTATTTCCGGAACCTATCTTGTCTTAGACAGCCAATGGCGGGTCGCGCGCAACGGGAGCCCGTTTGCGGCATTAAAGATTGGGGACCGGAGCGGGGAGATTGCCCTGAAGGTATGGGAGATCACCGAACCGGTCTTTAACCAACTACAAAAGGGTAAAGTGATCCGCCTGGAGGCGGTCGCCAAGAATTTTAACGGCACCCTCCAACTGGAAGCCAACGGACGTGAACCGTTCTTCCAGATCTGTCCGGAAGACGAGTATGACCCGGTGGTTTTTCTGCCGGGACTCTCCGGCTCGCACCTGGAGAAGTTATGGACCGTTCTGGATGAAACCAGAAGCGGCTTACAGCAGAGCGCCTACCGTATGCTCCTGGAGTATTTCTTCGGTTCCGAGGAATTTCGGCGGCGTTTTTCCTCCGCGCCCGGTGCGATGCGGATCCACCATGCTTACCGGGGAGGGCTGTTGGAACATACCGTTGGCGTGGTCACCCTCTGCCAAACCGCAGCTGATCTTTATCCCGAGGTGAACAGGGATTTATTACTGACGGGCGCTTTACTCCATGATATCGGCAAATTGGAGTCCTACACCGGAGAACTGACATTTGAGGGAACAGACCAAGGGAAGTTGATCGGCCATTTGGTTTTGGGTGTGCAGATGGTGGAAGCGGCGATTGCGGCCATCCGGGCGGACAAAGGGGAAGGGGCTTTTCCGCCGGCTTTGCAAATGCCCCTCATTCACCTGATCCTAAGTCACCACGGGGAATTAGAGTGGGGTTCCCCGGTCCAACCGGCCCTCTTGGAAGCCTGTTTACTCCATCATGCCGATCATATGGACGCGGAGGCGGCCAAGTTCCGGGAAGCCCTCCGCCAGCATCCGGGCGGCGGTAACTGGACCGCATATAACCGGGTGCTCAAACGGTCTGTATATTTACTGGATTTGGAGGCGGAGGAGAGCGGGGACCAGACAAACTAA
- a CDS encoding LptA/OstA family protein encodes MSSRRLYMITGFLVLMVVTGANRVVMAAEKGFFKGIDRFYGDTDGKHLFMEGTDLEYFQGKTHLRFKAAEVRELSDGSREIIFRNEVLLIHEDLKVTGDQFCYNTAAESGTFTGDVVLVREESRDEKGEVVKEGIRLVCGSLYLETKEKAFIAREAPRIEHTDFTGSGETISYRDDQEKLTISGGFYLKMEKDELFGEEICFDLKQKTFEARRGTKPLEMWIEIEEREETPRENQGADGQ; translated from the coding sequence ATGAGCAGCCGCAGGTTATATATGATCACCGGCTTTCTGGTGTTGATGGTGGTGACCGGTGCCAACCGGGTGGTTATGGCGGCGGAGAAAGGATTCTTTAAAGGAATTGACCGGTTTTATGGTGATACCGATGGAAAGCATTTGTTTATGGAAGGCACCGATCTTGAGTATTTTCAAGGCAAAACCCACTTGCGTTTTAAAGCGGCGGAGGTTCGGGAATTGAGCGATGGTTCGCGGGAGATCATCTTCCGGAACGAGGTTTTATTGATTCATGAAGATTTAAAGGTGACCGGGGATCAGTTCTGTTATAATACAGCGGCGGAGAGCGGGACCTTTACCGGAGATGTTGTTTTGGTGCGGGAAGAAAGCCGCGACGAAAAAGGGGAAGTGGTGAAAGAAGGGATTCGCCTGGTTTGTGGCAGTCTGTATTTGGAGACGAAAGAGAAGGCCTTTATCGCCAGGGAAGCGCCCCGGATTGAACACACTGACTTTACCGGTAGCGGTGAAACCATCAGTTACCGCGATGATCAAGAAAAACTGACGATTAGTGGTGGTTTTTATTTAAAGATGGAAAAAGATGAGCTTTTTGGGGAAGAGATCTGTTTTGATCTAAAGCAAAAAACGTTTGAAGCACGACGGGGAACAAAACCGTTGGAGATGTGGATTGAAATTGAGGAGAGAGAAGAGACGCCGCGGGAAAATCAAGGGGCGGATGGCCAATGA
- the lptC gene encoding LPS export ABC transporter periplasmic protein LptC, translated as MSSGKQRWRLFLTILCGLGVGVLLYMSWRPEIPLDPRQKPLNERGVALFNSRYEGWEGAKRIWTLEAAEIFRTTDGKTVNFRGIENIRLYQEDDRILAIKADTGRLDLKQNVLTLTGVQGEINGGRLHTVGLKVDLERKEIASTHPLSFAKEGLELQANRMEGNFETEEYLFSGDLEVVQGKHRSRGQVFTYYAKEDRFELKGDVEVELEL; from the coding sequence ATGAGTTCTGGTAAACAAAGATGGCGGCTGTTCCTTACGATCCTTTGCGGGCTTGGGGTCGGGGTTCTCCTTTATATGAGTTGGCGTCCGGAGATACCCCTTGATCCCCGCCAGAAACCGCTGAACGAGCGTGGGGTGGCCTTATTTAACAGTCGATATGAGGGGTGGGAAGGGGCAAAACGGATTTGGACCCTGGAGGCCGCGGAGATTTTTCGGACAACCGACGGAAAAACGGTTAACTTCCGCGGGATTGAGAACATCCGTTTGTACCAGGAAGATGACCGCATTCTTGCCATCAAGGCCGATACCGGGCGGCTGGATCTGAAACAAAACGTCTTAACCCTCACTGGAGTGCAGGGAGAGATTAACGGGGGACGGTTGCATACCGTTGGGTTAAAAGTGGATTTGGAACGCAAGGAGATCGCGTCCACCCATCCGCTCTCCTTTGCGAAGGAAGGATTGGAATTGCAGGCCAACCGGATGGAAGGGAACTTTGAAACCGAGGAATATCTTTTCTCCGGTGATTTGGAGGTCGTGCAGGGGAAGCACCGGTCGCGGGGGCAAGTTTTCACCTATTATGCCAAGGAAGACCGGTTTGAACTTAAAGGCGATGTGGAGGTTGAACTGGAATTATGA
- a CDS encoding LPS-assembly protein LptD, with translation MQHKTWILVLLLFTGGMVFAPAILADQGVLVADELYADYENKQLVARGNVVFTYRDYKVRGEEFYIDLENERLTVPGWVEVETEERTVQGRNLSFFLPDEQGTLEDFLLLGEAEETGEPIVIKGEKGEIRGEDLFCTNSSFSGCDAEEPHYHLTAKRMVYYPEDRIEFYSASYWEGKLKLPAIPKLVVSLQEGADDFDESVFGYNAADGFFLKMVYRYSLSGDHQGKLLFDLIQWKGIGQGIKHWFPVGANREFSVSFYHLDNMYFEHDDYQVQAAWQEKKGNLNYDLGGKYYDLGYPEYGLRGNFNYRSNQWSASFQGETGQSGMNPQFYLYPFRISINWRPGPRTRLTYRNNLYYREDLTTAEVITKKYQNNLEFAQTWDLFSLSGFQFTARVKQDYNYSDRYQRQFYHDLPALSFQTPAINLGWPGYYQGNVDFLRLVEIKGEAEKVGTRTDLQLTRRSLGRSLWQQGGFTLDLLNTNHYQWYQVAGETFRRGAISLGLTGTQRFGPSLTWTNTFSWVEAQGDAPTDEFPRLVTSSHLFTSGGHLSSSWRYNTQLVSASLSGGYNFSRAYHPWYPVQGTLTVTPMPNSSIRLNATYNPNTEEYTYLYLTARGAHTSEQGSSFYLEADYDFLEQRWETLEVEAELKNQHTAALQSDLSLRYSFFGDGLERARLGLTYDWHCRELFFGYDFIRQEYIVQLHYKIFKEAGFGYGSGEQGFMWTGAEQWGAGNEFW, from the coding sequence TTGCAACATAAAACCTGGATTCTGGTGCTCTTGCTCTTCACCGGTGGGATGGTGTTTGCCCCTGCTATCCTGGCCGACCAGGGTGTTTTGGTCGCCGATGAACTGTATGCGGACTACGAAAACAAGCAACTGGTGGCCCGGGGGAATGTGGTATTTACATACCGGGATTATAAGGTACGGGGTGAAGAGTTCTATATTGACTTGGAGAATGAACGGTTGACCGTTCCCGGCTGGGTTGAGGTGGAAACGGAAGAACGGACGGTTCAGGGGAGAAACTTGTCCTTCTTCTTGCCTGATGAACAAGGTACGCTTGAGGATTTTCTCCTCTTGGGTGAGGCGGAGGAGACCGGCGAACCGATCGTGATCAAAGGGGAGAAGGGTGAGATCAGGGGGGAAGATCTGTTCTGCACCAATTCCTCCTTTTCCGGTTGTGACGCGGAAGAACCCCATTACCATCTTACCGCAAAACGGATGGTATATTATCCGGAAGACCGGATCGAATTTTATTCCGCTTCCTACTGGGAAGGGAAGTTGAAATTACCCGCCATTCCCAAACTGGTGGTCTCCCTGCAGGAGGGGGCGGATGATTTCGATGAATCGGTCTTTGGCTACAACGCGGCGGATGGTTTCTTCCTAAAAATGGTCTACCGTTATAGTTTATCCGGTGATCACCAGGGAAAGTTACTTTTTGATTTGATTCAATGGAAGGGGATCGGGCAAGGGATTAAACACTGGTTTCCGGTGGGGGCGAACCGTGAGTTCTCGGTCAGCTTTTATCATTTGGACAACATGTACTTTGAGCATGATGATTACCAGGTGCAAGCGGCATGGCAAGAGAAGAAAGGGAACCTCAACTACGACCTGGGCGGGAAATATTATGATCTTGGCTACCCCGAGTACGGGCTGCGCGGGAACTTCAATTACCGGTCCAACCAATGGTCGGCCAGTTTTCAGGGGGAGACCGGGCAGTCCGGTATGAATCCCCAGTTTTATCTATACCCGTTCCGTATCAGTATTAATTGGCGGCCCGGCCCCCGCACCCGACTGACCTACCGGAATAACCTCTATTACCGGGAGGATCTGACGACCGCAGAGGTGATTACGAAGAAATACCAAAACAACTTGGAGTTTGCGCAAACGTGGGATCTTTTCTCCCTCAGTGGGTTTCAGTTTACCGCCCGGGTAAAACAGGATTACAATTATAGCGACCGTTACCAAAGACAATTTTATCACGATTTACCGGCTCTTTCTTTCCAAACGCCCGCCATTAATCTGGGTTGGCCCGGTTATTACCAGGGAAATGTTGATTTTCTCCGGTTGGTTGAGATCAAGGGAGAGGCCGAAAAGGTCGGGACCCGGACTGATCTTCAGCTGACGCGCCGCTCGTTGGGGCGGAGCCTGTGGCAGCAGGGGGGATTCACCCTTGATCTGTTAAATACCAACCATTATCAGTGGTACCAGGTGGCGGGAGAAACATTTCGACGCGGTGCTATTTCACTTGGCTTAACTGGTACGCAGCGGTTTGGACCCAGTCTTACTTGGACCAACACTTTTAGTTGGGTTGAAGCCCAGGGTGATGCACCTACCGACGAGTTCCCGCGTTTGGTAACTTCCTCCCATCTCTTTACGTCCGGGGGTCATCTCTCCAGTTCCTGGCGGTACAATACGCAGCTGGTCAGTGCGAGCCTTTCGGGTGGTTACAACTTCAGCCGGGCCTACCATCCATGGTATCCGGTGCAAGGTACGCTCACGGTAACCCCTATGCCCAATAGCAGCATTCGTCTGAATGCTACTTATAACCCCAACACCGAGGAGTATACTTATCTGTATCTTACGGCGCGGGGGGCACATACCTCGGAACAAGGGAGTAGTTTTTATTTAGAAGCGGATTACGATTTTCTGGAACAGCGGTGGGAGACATTGGAAGTGGAAGCGGAGCTCAAAAACCAGCATACTGCGGCGCTCCAAAGTGATCTTAGCCTGCGGTACAGTTTTTTCGGGGACGGTCTCGAACGGGCCCGGTTGGGACTGACCTATGACTGGCACTGCCGGGAATTGTTCTTTGGGTATGATTTTATCAGGCAAGAGTATATCGTACAGCTCCATTATAAAATCTTCAAAGAGGCAGGTTTTGGGTATGGCTCCGGAGAACAAGGTTTTATGTGGACAGGAGCCGAGCAGTGGGGAGCGGGCAATGAGTTCTGGTAA
- a CDS encoding LptF/LptG family permease — protein sequence MRIIHRYLLREYLTNYLFCSAGFLVLLIGNFIFEISDFLVDKRASLAIICLLVYYQIPYLLMDVFPAAVLFGVFLGLGRLTRERELDVIRTAGWSFPALTAPLLLVTLFLCIGAFYFNDLVVPAANFRYEQEIRKLIHKDFIPFIQENVVFKGPDDRFFYLRRVNEGNRTVEGVMIYQNNGRFPRLITAASGWIEEQFWHLKKGNYYELDAEGNITTVTSFEELVEDVGEDLSIFLGQGKGVDEMSRAELKQYMELYAKSGLDISSFAVNYHLKVALPFAGLILAFLGLPFATMFPKSGRAIGLAVSMLLIMVYFFTTVLFRELGVSGLVSPFWAAWLPNVFFLALGIGLLFRVIK from the coding sequence ATGAGAATTATCCACCGTTATTTACTCCGTGAGTACCTTACCAATTATCTTTTTTGCAGTGCTGGTTTTTTGGTTCTCCTGATCGGCAATTTTATCTTTGAGATCTCAGATTTTCTGGTGGATAAAAGGGCTTCTCTCGCGATCATCTGCTTACTTGTTTATTACCAGATCCCCTATTTACTTATGGATGTCTTCCCGGCGGCGGTTCTGTTCGGGGTGTTTTTGGGTTTGGGACGGTTGACGCGGGAGCGGGAGTTGGATGTGATCAGGACCGCCGGGTGGAGTTTTCCGGCGCTAACGGCACCGCTTTTATTGGTTACATTGTTCCTTTGTATAGGAGCGTTTTATTTTAACGACCTGGTGGTTCCGGCGGCAAATTTCCGTTACGAACAGGAAATAAGGAAACTGATCCATAAGGACTTTATCCCCTTTATCCAGGAGAATGTGGTTTTTAAGGGTCCTGATGACCGGTTTTTTTATTTACGCCGCGTAAACGAAGGGAACCGAACCGTTGAGGGGGTTATGATTTACCAAAACAACGGTCGTTTCCCGCGCCTGATCACAGCAGCTTCGGGGTGGATTGAAGAACAGTTTTGGCACTTGAAAAAGGGTAACTATTACGAACTGGACGCGGAGGGGAATATTACCACCGTAACCTCCTTTGAGGAACTGGTGGAAGATGTGGGCGAAGACCTCAGTATTTTCCTGGGGCAAGGTAAAGGGGTGGATGAGATGAGCCGTGCCGAGCTGAAACAGTACATGGAGCTCTATGCCAAAAGCGGCCTCGACATAAGCTCCTTTGCGGTGAACTATCACCTTAAAGTGGCGTTACCCTTTGCCGGCTTAATCCTGGCTTTTCTCGGTTTGCCTTTTGCCACCATGTTTCCAAAGAGTGGGCGCGCGATCGGGCTTGCCGTGAGTATGTTGCTGATTATGGTCTATTTTTTCACCACGGTTCTCTTCCGGGAGTTAGGGGTCTCCGGTTTGGTCTCCCCGTTTTGGGCGGCGTGGTTGCCCAATGTTTTCTTCCTTGCCTTGGGGATCGGTTTGTTGTTTCGCGTGATTAAATAG